A window of the Brassica napus cultivar Da-Ae chromosome C5, Da-Ae, whole genome shotgun sequence genome harbors these coding sequences:
- the LOC106411842 gene encoding putative GPI-anchor transamidase, which produces MKNLTLVVMLLCYSFASSSGDSTIHTNNWAVLVCTSRFWFNYRHMANTLSLYRTVKRLGIPDERIILMLADDMACNSRNQYPAQVFNNENHQINLYGDNVEVDYRGYEVTVENFLRVLTGRHENAVPRSKRLLSDEGSHILLYMTGHGGDEFLKFQDAEELQSHDLADAVKQMKEKRRFKELLIMVDTCQAATLFNQLQSPGVLAIGSSLKGENSYSHHLDSDIGVSVVDRFTYYTLAFFERLNIYDNASLNSLFRSYDPRQLMSTAYYRTDLYQPHLSEVPVTNFFGSVMETIHTDSAYHAFSSRISNSKIKSDTPFNQPFNQLSEQDVKEDLQNTNNQNDELKTEKQKCPYSEMRADLHEKLKKIENVDTMVNLSIAVMILVVMVSSSLL; this is translated from the exons atgaagaatctTACACTCGTAGTAATGCTTCTATGCTACTCGTTCGCCTCCTCCTCCGGAGACTCGACTATTCACACGAACAATTGGGCCGTCTTGGTCTGCACTTCTCGATTCTG gtttaACTACCGCCACATGGCAAACACACTCTCCCTCTATAG GACAGTCAAGAGACTTGGAATACCTGATGAGAGAATCATCCTTATGCTCGCTGATGACATGGCCTGTAACTCTAGAAATCAATACCCTGCTCAAGTCTTCAACAATGAGAATCACCAAATTAACCTCTACGGAGATAACGTTGAG gTGGATTATCGTGGCTATGAGGTGACGGTTGAGAATTTCTTGCGGGTTTTGACTGGGCGTCATGAGAATGCTGTTCCTAGGTCGAAGCGTCTCCTCAGTGACGAGGGTAGCCATATTCTACTCTACATGACTGGCCACGGAGGTGATGAGTTTCTCAAGTTTCAAGATGCTGAAGAGCTTCAGAGTCACGATTTAGCTGATGCTGTCAAACAAATGAAAGAGAAGCGTAG ATTCAAGGAGCTTTTGATAATGGTTGATACTTGCCAAGCTGCCACCCTCTTTAACCAG CTTCAATCTCCTGGTGTTTTGGCCATTGGTAGCAGTCTTAAAGGAGAGAACTCGTACTCTCATCACCTGGACTCAGAT ATTGGTGTATCAGTCGTGGACCGGTTTACTTATTACACTCTTGCCTTCTTTGAAAGGCTCAATATCTATGACAATGCATCACTCAACAG TTTGTTTAGGTCTTATGATCCGAGACAGCTAATGTCTACTGCCTACTACCGAACTGATCTTTACCAGCCACATCTGTCAGAG GTACCCGTCACGAATTTCTTCGGTTCAGTTATGGAGACGATTCATACTGATTCAGCTTACCATGCCTTCTCGAGTAGAATCTCCAATAGCAAGATCAAATCCGATACGCCATTTAATCAGCCATTTAATCAGCTTTCCGAGCAAGATGTTAAAGAAGATCTTCAGAATACAAACAACCAAAACGATGAGTTGAAAACTGAG AAGCAAAAATGCCCATACTCAGAAATGCGGGCAGACCTCCACGAGAAACTGAAGAAGATTGAAAATGTGGATACAATGGTTAACCTCAGCATAGCGGTGATGATACTCGTTGTAATGGTGTCATCTTCTTTGTTATGA